Within the Clostridium scatologenes genome, the region TCAGCAGCATGTCTTGCTGTATTTGAATTTTCAGCTCTAAATGTTGGACCGAAAGTGTAAACATTTCTAAATGCAAGAGCAAAAGTTTCTGCAGATAATTGACCACTTACTGTAAGATTTGTTTCTTTTCCAAAGAAATCTTTTGAATAATCTACTTTGCCATTTTCATCTTTTGGTACATTTTCTAAATCTAATGTGGTTAATCTAAACATTTCTCCAGCACCTTCACAGTCGCTGCCAGTTATTAATGGTGTATTAGCGTATACGAAGCCTTTTTCTTGAAAGAACTTGTGAACAGCAAATGCAGCTATAGAACGAACTCTAAATACTGCTGAAAAAGTATTACTTCTAGGTCTTAAATGAGCTATAGTTCTTAAATACTCAAGTGAGTGTCTTTTCTTTTGTAATGGATAATCTGAGGAAGATTTTCCTTCTAGAACTATTTTAATAGCTTTTATTTCAAAAGGTTGTTTTGATCCAGGTGTAAGTACTACAGTTCCTTCAACTGACAAAGAAGAACTAATAGCAACTTTTGTTATATCTTTAAAGTTTTCAAGACTGTCATCAAAAACTATTTGGATATTCTTAAAAAATGTTCCATCATTTATTTCTATGAAACCAAATGATTTAGAATCTCTTACAGTCCTTACCCAACCAGATATTTTCACAGATTTATTGGCAAATTTTTCTGTTTCCCTATATAAGGATTTTACTAATGTTAATTTCATAAATTAAATTCCTCCTAAAAATATAAAATTT harbors:
- the asnS gene encoding asparagine--tRNA ligase: MKLTLVKSLYRETEKFANKSVKISGWVRTVRDSKSFGFIEINDGTFFKNIQIVFDDSLENFKDITKVAISSSLSVEGTVVLTPGSKQPFEIKAIKIVLEGKSSSDYPLQKKRHSLEYLRTIAHLRPRSNTFSAVFRVRSIAAFAVHKFFQEKGFVYANTPLITGSDCEGAGEMFRLTTLDLENVPKDENGKVDYSKDFFGKETNLTVSGQLSAETFALAFRNVYTFGPTFRAENSNTARHAAEFWMIEPEMAFAELKDYMDIAEDLVKYIIKYVLENAPEEMEFFNSFIDKGLFDRLDNVANSDFGRISYTEAVDILKKSGHEFQYPVEWGIDLQTEHERYLTEKVFKKPIFVTDYPKDIKAFYMRANEDGKTVAAADLLVPGVGEIVGGSQREERLAILEKRIDEMGLKKEDYWWYLELRKYGETKHSGFGLGFERILMYITGMTNIRDVIPFPRTTGSAEF